DNA from Arthrobacter sp. PvP023:
GCGGTCCGGCGTCGTGGTTTTGACGACGTTGAGGATGACTTCGGCGCCCATCCAGGCGAGCTGGCGGGATACCTCCGGGAACCACGCGTCGTAGCAGATGTTCAGGCCCACCCTGCCGATGCCGGCCAGATCCACGGTGGTGAACCGGTCGCCGGGGTCGTAGGGCTCGAACGGGCGCCAGGGGAAGACCTTCCGGTAGTAGCCGGCGAGCTCTCCTTCCGGGGACAGGACCAGCTGGGTGTTGAACAGCTGGCCTTCGGGACCGCGCTCGCACACGCTGCCCGGGACCAGCCAGATGTTGAGGTCTTTAGCGAGTTGTTTCAGCTCTTTGACCCTTGGGCCGTCCAACGGTTCGGCGGAGGCCTGGAGCATTTCGGTGCGCTGCTGGTCCGGCTCCGTGTCCGCGAACAGGTGCAGCTCGGGGAAGACGATGAGCTTGCTGTGCGGCTGGACGGCGAGGGCGGCTTTGACCTCGTCGGCAAACGCCGAGACGGGTTCACCGATGAGCCGGGGCCGGGCCTGGGCTGCGATGAGGGGAAGAGTGCGTTGCATGATTGTCTCCACGTTGGGGGTGTGATCTGAGTTATATTAGATCAAAATGATCTAATTATGGGAAGGGGCAGGTTTGGGTCGTAAAGTAGCGGATATGACCCGACAGTTGGAGGACACCGCCGACTCCTCACCCATCGGCGCCGGCAGACTGGCCGGCATCGACCGGCGCAGCGCCATCGATGCCGTCCGGCTACGGATCGGCATGGCGATTTCGCTGGGTTTACTGAAACCCGGCGAGCGCCTGCCCGACCAGGAGGATGTGGCCCTGGGCCTGTCGGTCAGCCCGATCACGGCCCGCCGCGCGCTGGCGAGCCTGGCGGAGCAGGGCGTGGTGGTCCGCCGCCGGGGGCGGGCCGGCGGAACGTTCGTGGCGGAGGAGCCGCCGCAGAGCGTGCTGGCCGAGCTCTCAGCGTCACCGGCCGAGTCGCAGGCTGTGAACCGGCTGGTGGACCGGAGACTGTTGTTCGAATGCGCGGTGACGCACTACGCGACGCTCAACGCCACGGCCGAGCAGCTGGATGAGCTCGACCGGCTGACCCGGGAGATGGCCGAGTCCTCGGACTGGTCCGACTATCACCAGGCAGACGATCAGTTCCATCAGCTGGTGGGCACGTCATCAGGGCTGGGGACCGCCGTCGCGGCTTACCACGAGACGCTGGCGGAGCTCTACGCCTACTTCATTCCTTACCCGATCGAGCTGCTGCACAAATCGAACTGCGACCACGTGGCGCTGGTGGCAGCGCTGCGCGCCGGCGACGTCGAGGAAGCCGTTGAGGTCTCGCGGAAACACGTGGACGTGCTGCACCGGACGATGTTTATGGGGCTGACGCGGGGCGGGGTCTAAGCTACTGACTGACGTGCCACCACCGGCGCAGCTGTGTCTATCGAAATCGTTGGGGAGCCCGGATCAACATGGTTACAGAAGGCACTTAAGGCTGCGCCGTTCTACTTGAGGCGATCATCCGCCCGATGTCTCTGCTCCCGGATATTAGTGCACGGTGCACGTACCCGGCAGTCTTAATATCGTCCAAACGCAACACATAAGCGTCATCGATCCGCCACTGGCCGCTGGTCAATCTCTCTGGTGCGTCTTCGTTAGCATTGTCCTAGGACCGAAGGGCGGTCAGGGGATGGGGCAAGAGCATGAGCGTTTCAGGACAATCGGAGACTGTTGAAGAAGCAATAGAAGGCGTGGTTGTTGACGGCTCCCCTGTCAATGAACCCGACGTTGGCGAACATCCCGACCCCGAAAGTTACTACTTCGCCAGATTCGGAAGCCTCGTCCTGCTAGCAGCGGATGACGACCGGACACCGGAAGAGGAAAGAACGGCCATCATTGAGGCCCTGAAGTCAGACCCTCGGGTGGTTCACGTTTCCAGTGAGCCCCTGGAAACGGCAAGGACCAACTACCGACGCATTTTTCCGCCCCGCCACCAAACTGATGTGAGGAGTCTCCTCCTAGGAGAGGACATACACCCTGCCCTGAAAATGTCCCACCCAATCAGCTTCAAGGTCCACGTCCCGTTGAAGAACCAGCCACTATTCAGTGGTTATGACGACCTTCCAACCGAGGACTACTGGGTGACGTGGGATGGATTCACCGCGATCGTTATGTGGCAGCGCTCCGAGTTTGAAATGCCAACGCGCTCTGGTGGTCACATAGTTGTAGACATGCTTGAGGAGGCCGCCAAAAAGGCTGGTATGCGGCTGCATGTTCAGGCATGCAGTCCGGGCTGCGCCAACATGTTCGCCCACAGGGTTATGAAAGTCCAGCAATATCCCGGAGAAGATGGGTATGTAACGTTCCAGGAAAAGGGATTCCCGGTGGTGGAGGTTCACCTCCACAGCCAAAACGATCCTGAGGACGTTCTGGCGGTCCTGGGAGCCAACGTGTTCCACGTCGGACAACAGTTTGCCCTCTATAAGAACGTTGGGCGACGTGTACTGGACATGGAATCCACTGCACGAGCAATAGCCGCCGACCTGCTTGAGATCGACTACGACCGGCTTTTGGCCAGATCGAAGCACCTACCGGCTCGTTTTTGGAATAACGTCAAGGACATTCCTGCAAAGCTCACAGGTAAGGGAGCACGCCAGCGTGAGGGCAAAGCAATTGCCGAACTATGGATAGCAATGTCATCTATCGAGGCGACACGCCGAGACTGGGTGCAGCACCGGCTTGGATTCCTAGGATCTGCCGATTCCCAAGGCCGCCTGGCCCTCTATGACATCGACAGGACCGACGATGACGTTGTCATTCAGTCCCTAAACCTTGACTTCATTCGGTCAGCAGTGGAACAGAAGTCCAGAGCCATAGACAACAAATCGATCGCGTTGGCCACTATCGCTGGCGCTATAGCAGCAGCTCTTGGGGGCGTGGCTGGGGCAATCATGTCGAAAGGCTGATGCCCTAGTGGTGTCACCGCCGCCGTGGGGCCACTCCTCGTAGGTTCGGGCGCCAGCACCGTCCATGGTCTTCCTTTCCTTCCCAAGGCAGGGCATCTCCACGCCGCACCCTTCCACCCGAAATGCTTTGGCCTGCTCGCAGTGAAACTCGGAGGGGCGACCCGGAAAACACGACTCACGGAGAACGCAGCTGGCGCGGCTGCCCCGTCGCCTGTCGTCGAGCCTGGCCGACCGGCATGTATGACAATGGGCGCGTCCGGCCAAAGCCGGACGCGCCCTCCACATGCACGGAATCCGCGAAGTGGTCCGCTACGCCGGCCTCAGTCGATGAGCACCGGCTGCTTGGCGGGCTCCGAAGCCTCAACAAGAGGCGCAACCTTCCCGGAACGGTGATGCACCCAGCACCCCACCGCCAGGAGCGCCACGAGCGCGAACGTGCTCAGGAGCTGGGGCCGGGAATCCTCGCCGATGAAGCCCACCGTGAAGATCGCCGCGAGGATCACCAGACCAAACACCGTGAGCCACGGGAAGCCGGGCATCCGCAGGGGAAGCTCCGTCCCGTTGCGGTCGGCGCGGAGGCGCAGCGCGAGCTGGGCCAGGAGCGCGGACGTCCACACCAGCAGGCACGTCGAACCCACGATGTTCAGCAGGACGGGAAGGACCTTCTCGGGGAAAGCCAGCTCCAGCACAACCGTGACCACGCCGAAGGCAACGCTGGCCAGGACTGCGACCACCGGGACCCGCGCTTTCGAAACGGAGGCAAGCAGGCGCGGAGCTTCACCGCGTTCGGCCAGGGAGAACGCCATCCGGGACGCCCCGTACAGGTTAGCGTTGAGCGCGGACAGCAGTGCCGCGACGGCCACCAGGGTGATCGCCGTCGCTGCACCGGGCATGCCGGCCGCATCCAGCACCGCGGCGAACGGGCTCTTCAGCCCCGCCGAGCCCACGGGAACCACGGCCGCGATCACGAAGATCGCACCGATGTAGAACACCAGGATGCGCCACAGCACCGTGCGAACCGCTTTCTTCACGCTGCGGGCAGGCTCGGCGGTCTCAGCTGCCGCCACGGAGACAATCTCAGTGCCGCCAAATGCGAAGGCAACCACGAAGAGGGCCGTGGCAATCCCGGCGAAACCGCTGGGCGCGAATCCGGCACCCGTGAAGTTGGACAGGCCCGGCGACTGGACGCCCGGCAGCCAGCCGAAGAGCAGGGCCGCGCCCACCAGGAGGAAGCCGACGATTGCTGCCACCTTGAGCAGGGCAAACCAGAACTCGAACTCGCCGAAGTTTTTCACACTGGTGAGGTTCACGGCGGTGAGCACCACGATGAACACGAAGGCCATCAGCCACACCGGCAGGGCCGGGAAGATGGTGGCCAGCAGGCCTGCCGCGCCGAGCGCCTCGGCCGCGATGACCACCACCAGCTGCAGCCACCAGAGCCAGCCCACCGTGGCACCGGCCACCGGCCCGTAGGCCTTGGCGGTGTAGACGGAGAACGCGCCGCTGTCCGGGTTGGCGGCGGCCATCTCGCCGAGCGCCCACATCACCAGGATGATGAGCGTGCCGGCCACGAGGTAGGAGATCAGCACCGCCGGGCCGGCAGCCTGGATGCCCGCACCGGAGCCGATGAACAGGCCGGCGCCGATGGCGCTTCCCAGGCCCATCATGGTGAGCTGGCGGGGTTTAAGGGCCGCGCCGAGGGCGCGGGCAGACGTCTTTGTCTGTTGTTCCATGGGGATTCCTCTGGTTGTAGGTGGAACGGGTTGCTAAAAGGTCAGTCGGTTGTCAGGCGGCGTGGGCTTCGAGGAGCCGGAGCACGCGGTCGTTGGAGGCGGGATCGGCAACGGTGATCCGCACGCCGTCGCCCTGGTACGCCCGGACCAGGATGTCTGCGCGGTCGAACGCGTCCACCAGCCTCCCCCGGAGGCTGTCATCCGCGCGGATCCACAGGAAATTGCCCTGGCTCGGCTGCAGTTTCCAGCCCTGCGCTACCAGCTGCGCGGCCATCCGTGTGCGCTCTTCCCTCACGGCGGCCACCCGCGCTTCCATCTCCTCCCCCGCGTCCAGCGACGCGATGGCCGCCTTCTGGGCCAGCGCGCTCACGGAGAAGGGAAGGGCGCTCCGGCGCAGACCCTCGGCGATGTCCGGCGCAGCCACGGCGTATCCCACGCGCAGCCCGGCGAGTCCGTAGGCTTTCGAGAAGGTGCGCAGGATGCAGACGTTCGGGTACTGCCGGTAGAGCGCCAGGGAATCGGGGCCGCTGCTCGCTTCGGCATATTCCACGTAGGCCTCGTCGATCACCACGAGGATGTCGGAACGGACGGATTGCAGGAAGGCCTCGATGCGCCCGTGGCTGATCGGCACGCCGGTGGGGTTGTTGGGGGTGCAGACCAGGATCACCTTGGTGCGGTCGGTGACGGCCGCAGCCATGGCGTCGAGGTCGTGGCCCTCAGCGTCGTCCAGCGGGATGCGGACCGGCCGGGCGCCTGCCAGCTCAACCAGGATGGGGTACGCCTCGAAGGAGCGCCACGCAAAGATCACTTCATCCCCGGCGTCGCACAGTCCGGTGATGATCTGCTGAAGGACGCCCACACTGCCGGGCCCCACCGCGACCTCCCCGGCGGTGACGCCCAGGTGCCCGGCGAGCCGTTCGCGGAGTTCGACGGCGGCACTGTCCGGGTAGCGGTTCATGGTGCCGGCCGCTTCGGCCACCGCAGCCGCGGCAGCAGGCAGCGGAGCGTAGTGGCTTTCGTTGCTTGCAAGGGCGGCGATGTCTGCGCCGGCGCCGCGCCGGCCCGGGACGTAGGACGGAAGTCCGGCCACAGCGCCGCGAAGGGTGGGAAGCGCGGTGTCCGGGGCAGTCAGGAGTTGATCACGGGTCATGAGGACCGATCATGGTTGTGACCCGGCACACAATGCAAGATACCCTCAACCCATTGGGACTTCTGCTCAACTTCTAGTGACTGTGGTGAAAATATGACCATCCCCACCCCGCGCACCCTGGATTCCCTCGACGGCAGGATCATCCTGGCCCTCGACAAGGATCCGGAAGCCAGCGCCCTTGCACTCTCCCGCACGCTCGGCGTCGCACGGAACACGGTCCATGCCCGGCTGGCACGGCTCGAGCGCAGCGGCGCCCTCCGCTCCTTCAGCCGGAGGCTGGATCCCGCCGCGCTGGGCTATGACCTCATGGCATTCCTCTCGCTGTCCATCAGCCAGACCCGGACAGGCGCAGTGGAAGACGGCCTCGCCGCGATCCCGGAAGTCATCGAGGTGCACGCCACCACCGGGGACGCGGACCTCATGGCCAAGGTGGTGGCACGCAGTACGGCCGATCTCTACCGCATCACCAACGAGATCCTGGAAATCGAAGGAATCCAACGCACCAGCACGGCCATCTCCGTGCTGGAACTCATGCCGCCGCGGTACGACGGCCTCCTGGCCCGGCTCTCCGAGCAGGAATCCCACCCTTCCTCGTGAGTTGAGGTGACGCGCACCACAAGTGTGCATATTTTCACTCTGGGCCACGTTTGGCTGCCAAATATCCCAACCAAAACACACTCTCTTGCCGATCCGTGACTTAGCCCACAAGATTCCTGCATGACTACTCTTACCGTCTCAGGCCGCGTGGCGCAGGTTCTCAGCAGCTACCTCACCGATCTCTTCGGTGTCATGGGCAACGGAAACGTCTACTTCCTGGACGCCGCGGAGAAGCTGGGCCTCCGCTTCTCCCCCGTCCGGCACGAGGGCGCCGCCATCGCCGCGGCCGACGCCTACTACCGTGCGTCGGGACGCCTCGCAGCAGGCACCACCACCTACGGCCCCGGCTACACCAACGCGCTCACCGCCCTGGCCGAGGCGGTCCAGGCACAGATCCCCGTGGTGCTGGTCACCGGGGACGCTCCGAGCACCGGCGCCCGCCCCCAGGACGTGGACCAGGCAGCCATCGCCGCGGGCCTCGGCGCGGCCACCTTCACCATCACCCGCGACGCCGCAGGCTCCATCACCCGGCAAGCGGTGGAGTACGCACTCACCAAGCGCACCGCCGTCGTGATTGCCATTCCCTACGACCTCGCGGCACTCGAGGCGGCAGATGAAGAGCTTCCGGCGCCGCTGGCACCGGCGGTGATTGACGACGTCGACGGCGGCCTTGGGCAGGTAGCCCGCCTGCTCGCCGGGGCGAAGCGGCCGCTGATCCTCGCCGGCCGCGGCGCGCATCTCGCCGGAGCCGGCCCGGAGCTCAGCGAGCTCGCAGACCGCCTCGGCGCACTGACCGCCGGAACCGCCCTGGCGCTCAACCTCCTCAAAGGCGAGGGGTACTTGGGCGTCGCGGGCGGGTTCGGCACGGACACCGCGGCCGGGCTCATGGGTGAGGCCGATGTTGTCCTGGTGGCCGGGGCAAGCCTGAGCCCCTTCACCATGCGGTTCGGGCACCTGCTCGGCCCGGACAGCACCGTCATCCAGATCGACACCGCCCTGCAGCCGACGCACCCCCGGGTGGACACGTTCGTCAGCGCCGACGCGAAGTCTGCGGCGGCCCGCATCCTCCAGCTGCTGGACGGCGAGGCTTCAGCAGAAGCGTGGCGGGCGGAAGCCCGGAAGCGTCTGGCCGAAGGACCGGCCCACCACCCCGGCTCCGACGGGACCGCGGACGGCCGGCTGGACCCTCGTTCCCTTGCCGTCGCGTTGGACGCCGTGCTGCCGGAACGCCGCACCGTGGTCCAGGACGGCGGGCACTTCCTCGGCTGGGCCCCCATGTACTGGAACATCCCGCGGCCGCAGGACCTGGTCATGGTGGGCACGGCCTTCCAGACCATCGGGCTGGGCCTGGCCAGCGCCGTCGGGGCAGCCCGCGCGGTGGAGGACGGCCGCACCCTGGTGCTGGCCTCCGGCGACGGCGGTTTCCTGATGGGCCTGTCCGACCTCGAATCGCTGATTGGCGCGGCCAGCAGCGCCGTCGTCGTGATCTACAACGATGCCGCCTACGGAGCGGAGATCCACCAGTACGGTTCCCAGGGCCTGACCGAAAAGCCGATGCTGATCCCCGAAGTGGACTTCAGCGGTGTTGCCCGCGCTTTGGGGGCTGAGTCGGCGGTCATCCGCTCGCTGGCGGACCTTTCCGCGCTTCAGGACTGGATCGACGCCGGCGCCAAGGGAACCTTCGTGGCCGACTGCCGCATCACGTCGAGCGTCCGGGCAC
Protein-coding regions in this window:
- a CDS encoding amino acid permease, coding for MEQQTKTSARALGAALKPRQLTMMGLGSAIGAGLFIGSGAGIQAAGPAVLISYLVAGTLIILVMWALGEMAAANPDSGAFSVYTAKAYGPVAGATVGWLWWLQLVVVIAAEALGAAGLLATIFPALPVWLMAFVFIVVLTAVNLTSVKNFGEFEFWFALLKVAAIVGFLLVGAALLFGWLPGVQSPGLSNFTGAGFAPSGFAGIATALFVVAFAFGGTEIVSVAAAETAEPARSVKKAVRTVLWRILVFYIGAIFVIAAVVPVGSAGLKSPFAAVLDAAGMPGAATAITLVAVAALLSALNANLYGASRMAFSLAERGEAPRLLASVSKARVPVVAVLASVAFGVVTVVLELAFPEKVLPVLLNIVGSTCLLVWTSALLAQLALRLRADRNGTELPLRMPGFPWLTVFGLVILAAIFTVGFIGEDSRPQLLSTFALVALLAVGCWVHHRSGKVAPLVEASEPAKQPVLID
- a CDS encoding Lrp/AsnC family transcriptional regulator, yielding MTIPTPRTLDSLDGRIILALDKDPEASALALSRTLGVARNTVHARLARLERSGALRSFSRRLDPAALGYDLMAFLSLSISQTRTGAVEDGLAAIPEVIEVHATTGDADLMAKVVARSTADLYRITNEILEIEGIQRTSTAISVLELMPPRYDGLLARLSEQESHPSS
- the hisC gene encoding histidinol-phosphate transaminase — protein: MTRDQLLTAPDTALPTLRGAVAGLPSYVPGRRGAGADIAALASNESHYAPLPAAAAAVAEAAGTMNRYPDSAAVELRERLAGHLGVTAGEVAVGPGSVGVLQQIITGLCDAGDEVIFAWRSFEAYPILVELAGARPVRIPLDDAEGHDLDAMAAAVTDRTKVILVCTPNNPTGVPISHGRIEAFLQSVRSDILVVIDEAYVEYAEASSGPDSLALYRQYPNVCILRTFSKAYGLAGLRVGYAVAAPDIAEGLRRSALPFSVSALAQKAAIASLDAGEEMEARVAAVREERTRMAAQLVAQGWKLQPSQGNFLWIRADDSLRGRLVDAFDRADILVRAYQGDGVRITVADPASNDRVLRLLEAHAA
- a CDS encoding carbon-nitrogen hydrolase family protein, with amino-acid sequence MQRTLPLIAAQARPRLIGEPVSAFADEVKAALAVQPHSKLIVFPELHLFADTEPDQQRTEMLQASAEPLDGPRVKELKQLAKDLNIWLVPGSVCERGPEGQLFNTQLVLSPEGELAGYYRKVFPWRPFEPYDPGDRFTTVDLAGIGRVGLNICYDAWFPEVSRQLAWMGAEVILNVVKTTTPDRRQELVLAKANAIVNQVFVVSVNCAGPTGKGLSIIVDPEGNTLAEAPDDAPVLLTAELDLAAVERVRTHGTENLNRPWSQFRDGEDAVELPVYQGRISPATWAPQSFNA
- a CDS encoding thiamine pyrophosphate-binding protein, with the protein product MTTLTVSGRVAQVLSSYLTDLFGVMGNGNVYFLDAAEKLGLRFSPVRHEGAAIAAADAYYRASGRLAAGTTTYGPGYTNALTALAEAVQAQIPVVLVTGDAPSTGARPQDVDQAAIAAGLGAATFTITRDAAGSITRQAVEYALTKRTAVVIAIPYDLAALEAADEELPAPLAPAVIDDVDGGLGQVARLLAGAKRPLILAGRGAHLAGAGPELSELADRLGALTAGTALALNLLKGEGYLGVAGGFGTDTAAGLMGEADVVLVAGASLSPFTMRFGHLLGPDSTVIQIDTALQPTHPRVDTFVSADAKSAAARILQLLDGEASAEAWRAEARKRLAEGPAHHPGSDGTADGRLDPRSLAVALDAVLPERRTVVQDGGHFLGWAPMYWNIPRPQDLVMVGTAFQTIGLGLASAVGAARAVEDGRTLVLASGDGGFLMGLSDLESLIGAASSAVVVIYNDAAYGAEIHQYGSQGLTEKPMLIPEVDFSGVARALGAESAVIRSLADLSALQDWIDAGAKGTFVADCRITSSVRAPWMSEWMNAKQEAQAAVAG
- a CDS encoding FadR/GntR family transcriptional regulator, whose product is MTRQLEDTADSSPIGAGRLAGIDRRSAIDAVRLRIGMAISLGLLKPGERLPDQEDVALGLSVSPITARRALASLAEQGVVVRRRGRAGGTFVAEEPPQSVLAELSASPAESQAVNRLVDRRLLFECAVTHYATLNATAEQLDELDRLTREMAESSDWSDYHQADDQFHQLVGTSSGLGTAVAAYHETLAELYAYFIPYPIELLHKSNCDHVALVAALRAGDVEEAVEVSRKHVDVLHRTMFMGLTRGGV